One Mya arenaria isolate MELC-2E11 chromosome 5, ASM2691426v1 genomic window carries:
- the LOC128235772 gene encoding uncharacterized protein LOC128235772 — translation MCMWMWIVTTIPALFGNVYAASNQYGTISVEGPAFVNREITLKATPHYPWECDVEWRYLMEKGKAFRTIKGTNVSIYLEKGSFFLNLTPSIDNNNSVFFARCSTNTTIKTRMISLNMKDIVGQCGALMLLSPVVRGADVILGYFPSDDSIKRQTFTRRTWQKNKQDIQLREGFYEEKISSVYLFTLTIFNFDEGDEGTYNLECNSVDNTESVQLHFLVQPSYPVLAPKSNDFNTTQCIYVYGGSDMYCITDNGTKPVQVVLSLGQDSFVLAETEWNNGMYRFRNAHQQMARLSRQNVTCQVSNAALETPYEVHGILCNVEQGSPPILTVPEFLDGENSTASCAVRNAIPAPAIEMHIGTVLLDDVLQTDSFQGSSHTFTSSARVTKANIAWNGKEMCCTRKSKYEFGFNDISVCKNISMTFPPSNISLSINKIPKYNNTYFISVLNISCETNESNPPCTIEWSSDNSNLRYIQSNNWTNGDNGRYSAVSNVLYSVSKYMAGGTITCSIRCDHFQSHLTTNYTVSSSGGPTLYLNTTSPVQLCPNTRVTVNCLVDDSNANGQWTLRWEDANTTVLRTCTQIEECLLTLDYTGDGLNTYIGYAWTSVDLLKHSLTVSSSMTEDLFMEATIVKQSIPNILNLTCNTSGKCMPCAIAWSSNSVLLDPISTSQWTKNSGSGYTSVSNALYFITEDVDGKMIQCSVNCGNESSYSNNETYTISFQAVQDSTNNSAPVLTEKWHMSVIYAVAGTLLLLLVLTLTFLLFRRCKPHVYATLLRRRTTAVRERCTHVYDTVSNVETTALHNLRGVSTNAIQITNAPQHLDMEGNKVPSNENVSQYDYVDTTSDHSDSQKNAPGENYIHAL, via the exons TGTATGTGGATGTGGATTGTTACCACGATTCCAGCACTTTTTGGCAACGTTTATGCTGCCAGTAACCAGTATGGAACAATATCGGTGGAAGGACCAGCTTTTGTGAACAGGGAGATAACATTGAAAGCGACTCCACACTATCCTTGGGAGTGTGACGTAGAATGGAGATACTTGATGGAAAAGGGAAAAGCATTTCGTACAATAAAGGGGACAAATGTTTCCATATATTTGGAAAAAGGATCGTTCTTTTTAAACTTGACGCCCTCAATCGATAACAACAATTCTGTTTTCTTTGCCAGATgttcaacaaacacaacaattaaaacacGAATGATATCTCTAAATATGAAAG ATATTGTTGGTCAATGTGGTGCTCTCATGCTTCTAAGCCCTGTCGTTCGCGGTGCAGACGTTATATTGGGATATTTTCCGTCTGATGACTCTATAAAGCGTCAAACATTCACTAGACGTACGTGGCAGAAGAATAAACAAGATATACAATTACGAGAAGGTTTTTACGAAGAGAAAATCAGTTCTGTATATCTTTTTACATTAACGATATTCAACTTTGATGAAGGAGACGAGGGAACATATAATCTAGAGTGCAATTCAGTCGACAACACAGAATCTGTGCAGCTTCATTTTTTAG TGCAACCTAGTTACCCTGTACTCGCTCCAAAGTCCAATGACTTTAATACAAcacaatgcatttatgtttatggaGGCTCCGACATGTATTGCATAACTGATAATGGAACAAAACCCGTACAGGTCGTACTTTCACTGGGCCAGGATTCATTTGTTCTTGCTGAAACTGAATGGAACAACGGGATGTACAGATTCCGTAACGCTCATCAACAAATGGCTCGACTGTCAAGACAGAATGTGACATGTCAGGTTTCAAATGCAGCCCTTGAAACTCCTTACGAAGTGCACGGCATTCTATGTAACGTGG AGCAAGGTAGCCCGCCCATCCTAACAGTTCCAGAATTCCTTGATGGAGAAAATTCAACAGCATCTTGTGCAGTTCGCAATGCTATCCCAGCTCCGGCAATAGAAATGCACATTGGCACAGTCTTGCTAGATGATGTTCTACAAACTGATTCTTTCCAAGGATCTTCTCATACTTTTACAAGCTCAGCAAGAGTGACAAAGGCTAACATTGCGTGGAATGGAAAAGAGATGTGCTGCACCAGAAAGAGCAAATACGAGTTTGGTTTTAATGATATCTCAGTATGCAAAAACATCAGTATGACAT TCCCCCCCTCGAACATTTCTCTGTCCATtaacaaaataccaaaatacaacaacacttattttatcagtGTCTTAAATATTTCTTGTGAAACGAATGAATCAAATCCGCCTTGCACAATTGAATGGTCAAGCGACAACAGTAATTTGAGATACATTCAGAGTAACAATTGGACGAATGGTGACAATGGGAGATATAGTGCTGTATCGAACGTGCTTTACAGTGTTTCTAAATACATGGCTGGGGGAACTATTACTTGTTCAATAAGATGCGATCATTTTCAATCACATTTGACTACAAACTACACAGTATCTTCCTCAG GTGGTCCGACTCTGTATTTGAACACGACATCACCTGTTCAATTATGCCCAAATACTAGAGTGACCGTAAACTGTCTTGTGGATGACAGTAATGCTAATGGACAATGGACGCTTAGATGGGAAGATGCAAATACCACTGTGCTAAGGACTTGTACACAAATAGAGGAATGCCTTTTAACGCTGGATTATACGGGAGATGGTTTAAACACATACATTGGCTACGCTTGGACATCAGTGGACCTTTTGAAACATTCCTTGACAGTTTCAAGCTCAATGACAGAGG ACCTATTTATGGAGGCAACTATTGTAAAACAAAGCATTCCTAATATACTTAACTTAACCTGCAACACCAGCGGAAAATGCATGCCATGTGCAATTGCATGGAGCAGCAACTCCGTCTTACTTGACCCTATATCGACCTCACAATGGACAAAGAACAGTGGCTCCGGCTATACAAGTGTTTCAAATGCTCTCTATTTCATTACTGAAGATGTGGACGGGAAAATGATACAGTGTTCTGTTAATTGTGGAAACGAGTCGTCATattcaaacaatgaaacatacaCAATTTCCTTTCAAGCTGTTCAAG ATTCAACTAACAACTCTGCACCAGTTCTAACCGAAAAGTGGCATATGTCGGTCATCTACGCCGTAGCTGGAACACTTTTACTTCTACTTGTTCTAACGTTAACCTTTCTTCTCTTTAGGCGATGCAAACCTCATG TGTATGCAACGCTTCTACGCCGCAGGACAACAGCAGTTAGAGAGCgatgtacacatgtgtatgatACGGTGTCTAATGTTGAGACAACTGCGCTTCACAATCTG aGAGGAGTGTCAACAAATGCTATCCAGATCACAAACGCACCTCAACATTTGGATATGGAAGGAAACAAAGTCCCCTCAAATGAAAATGTAAGCCAATATGACTATGTGGACACTACATCCGACCACAGCGACAGTCAGAAAAACGCGCCGGGTGAAAATTATATTCACGctttataa